The Raphanus sativus cultivar WK10039 chromosome 2, ASM80110v3, whole genome shotgun sequence DNA segment CAACCGACCATTGGGGAGCCGACTTCTCTATAAATAAGAGGCTTAGGGTATCAATTCCGCTTCTTcgttcatctctctctctcaattcgTGAGAGCAAATCCAGATCTGGTCGTGTCAAACGCGCAGttaaaaacgaaaaagaaaaaaaaaattaagctcAATTAAACTGTAAACTGACACACACATATTCAAATAAATTCGAAAAGCGAGGGAAACACCCAATACGgttttaactagattttgatcccaACGTTCTAGATTTTTTCGTTTTCTTTGATCGGAGTTTCACCGTCATGGATACGCGGTTCCCGTTCTCTCCGGCTGAGGTCTCTAAAGTCCGTGTGGTCCAGTTTGGGATTCTCAGCCCCGATGAGATCGTAaagctcctttttttttttcctttctttctttttttttgatcgtaATGCTCCTTTCTTTCTATGTTTTTAAGCTCATTGCTCTCCGCCGTCTGTTTTACCGGCAGGGAAGCAGCAATGAAACTGATAGATTTACTAgttattatttcattaaaataaataaaaaaaaaacttagaggTTTACTAGTTGTTCGTTTCAATCTGTTGATGTTAGTTGGAAAGTTTCTAATGGCTTTTCACTTTATCTTTCAGAGGCAAATGTCTGTTATGCACGTTGAGCATAGTGAGACCACCGAGAAGGGTAAACCTAAGGTTGGAGGATTGAGTGATGTTAGGCTCGGTACGATTGATCGGAAGGTGAAGTGTGAGACGTGTATGGCTAACATGGCTGAGTGCCCTGGCCATTTTGGGCATCTCGAGCTCGCCAAGCCTATGTATCACGTTGGTTTTATGAAGACGGTGTTGAGTATCATGCGTTGTGTTTGCTTCAATTGCTCCAAGATCTTAGCTCATGAGGTATGGATGCAACTCATCTTTTTTTCCTTGCATCCTTGTTTAAATTACTTGAGAGTAATccaatttgttttgtttttttctcatgAAGGATGAGCATAAGTTTAAGCAGGCTATGAAGATAAAGAACCCCAAGAATAGACTTAAGAAAATTCTGGAAGCCTGCAAAAACAAGACTAAATGTGCTGACGACGATAATCTTGAGGATGTTCAAAACCAAGACACAACAGACGAACCCGTGAAGAAAATCCGTGGTGGATGTGGTGCAGTGCAACCGAAACTGACTATTGAGGGCATGAAGATGATTGCAGAGTACAAAATAAGTAAGAAAAAAGATGAGCAGGAGCAGCTTCCAGAGCGTGAAGAAATGAAAAAGACGCTTAGTGCTGACATGGTTTGTCTTTCCTTTCTACATTTGGAATGTACATAACATTAATTACCCCTTTCATGTTTTGGGGTAATCTGATGGCATGTGAGATTCTTGCAGGTTTTGAGTGTTTTAAAGAGGATTAGTGATGAGGATTGTCAACTCTTAGGGTTCGACCCCAAGTATGCTCGTCCTGACTGGATGATTCTACAAGTGCTTCCTATTCCTCCACCCCCTGTTAGACCATCTGTAATGATGGATGCCACTTCCAGAAGTGAGGTTAGTTTTACTTTCGTTTATCTGAATACTATTATTTTCATATCTCAACTTGCCTTTTTGACTATGCCAACTGAATGTGTCCTTGAGTTCATGCAGGATGATTTGACTCATTCGTTAGCCATGATTATTCGACACAACGAAAACTTGAAACGACAAGAAAAAAATGGAGCACCAGCTCATATTATATCAGAGTTTGCACAACTCTTGCAGTTCCATATAGCAACGTATTTTGATAACGAGTTGCCTGGACAGCCAAGGGTAATAATGCTTTTGTATATCCCTCAAGATCTTGTCTGCTACATACAGACGTTACTTGATctgtatacttttttttttcaggctACTCAAAAATCAGGGAGGCCTATTAAATCAATATGTAGTAGACTGAAGGCGAAGGAAGGCAGGATCAGAGGAAACTTGATGGGAAAACGTGTTGATTTCTCAGCACGTACTGTTATTACACCAGATCCAACAATAAATATCGATGAACTTGGTGTACCGTGGAGTATTGCCCTGAATCTCACATATCCTGAAACAGTTACTCCATATAACATTGAAAGGTTATTATTTCTGGTGTTCATTTTATCTTGAGAAAGTATTTTTTCCCATTTTTGTTGACAATATTTCTTTTGACAGATTAAAAGAGCTAGTTGATAATGGGCCACATCCTCCACCTGGCAAGACTGGAGCTAAATATATCATTAGGGATGATGGCCAAAGACTAGACCTTCGGTACCTTAAGAAGAGCAGTGATCATCATTTGGAACTTGGATACAAAGTAtttacttcttttctttttattctatCTACTTCAAGgcacaaagtttttttttttttgtggaagtATTAATTCTTATATGATTTTCTCGTACACAGGTGGAGAGGCACTTGATTGATGGTGATTTTGTTCTGTTTAATCGTCAACCAAGTCTGCACAAGATGTCTATCATGGGTCACAGGATTAGGATCATGCCATACTCCACTTTCCGACTGAACTTGTCTGTTACTTCTCCTTACAATGCTGATTTCGACGGGGATGAGATGAACATGCATGTACCACAGTCATACGAGACCAGAGCCGAGGTGTTGGAGCTGATGATGGTTCCCAAGTGTATAGTCTCTCCCCAGGCGAACCGTCCTGTGATGGGTATTGTGCAGGATACCCTTCTAGGATGCCGTAAAATCACAAAGAGAGATACCTTCATTGAGAAGGTAACCATTTTTCCATTAGCCactttaggaaaaaaaaatctctgttTTAATTAGAGGATATGCTGacatctttttcatttttttcaggATGTATTCATGAATACGCTTATGTGGTGGGAAGACTTCGATGGGAAAGTCCCAGCTCCCGCAATTTTGAAGCCTCGTCCTCTTTGGACTGGCAAACAAGTCTTTACTCTTATCATACCAAAGCAGATAAATCTATTCAGGTACTCTGCTTGGCACTCAGATCAAGAGACGGGATACATAACTCCCGGGGATACTCAAGTTCGAATCGAAAGAGGGGAGCTTCTCGCTGGAACTCTCTGCAAAAAGACCCTTGGTACCGGTAACGGAAGTCTCGTGCATGTCATTTGGTAAGATTCTTCATCAAGATATTAACGTCAAGATCTTATAGTAATTGGTTTCATGcgctcatttgttttgattacgTTGTTTATAGGGAAGAAGTTGGACCTGATGCAGCTAGAAAGTTCCTTGGTCATACTCAATGGCTTGTCAACTACTGGCTACTGCAGAATGGTTTCACCATTGGAATTGGTGACACAATTGCTGATTCGTCAACAATGGAGAAAATCAATGAGACTATTTCTAGTGCCAAAACTGCTGTCAAAGACCTTATCCGTCAATTCCAAGAAAAGAAATTGGACCCTGAACCGGGGAGAACTATGACTGAGACATTTGAGAACAGAGTTAATCAGGTAACATTAATGGcttgataataataataataatagttttcaTTTGGTATCTTCTGATCTATGCTGACTCATTTACTGCTCTTTCAGGTCTTGAATAAAGCTCGTGACGATGCTGGAAGCAGCGCTCAAAAGAGTTTAGCAGAAACCAATAACCTCAAGGCCATGGTGACAGCAGGATCCAAAGGAAGTTTCATCAACATTTCTCAAATGACAGCGTGTGTTGGTCAGCAAAACGTGGAAGGGAAGCGGATCCCATTTGGTTTTGATGGGCGGACGTTGCCGCATTTCACCAAAGATGATTATGGTCCTGAGAGCCGTGGGTTTGTGGAGAATTCGTACCTGCGTGGGTTGACTCCTCAGGAGTTCTTTTTCCACGCAATGGGAGGAAGGGAAGGTCTTATCGATACTGCTGTCAAGACATCAGAGACTGGATACATTCAGAGGCGGTTGGTCAAGGCTATGGAGGATATTATGGTTAAATACGATGGGACGGTCAGAAACTCGTTGGGTGATGTTATTCAGTTTCTCTACGGGGAAGATGGTATGGATGCTGTGTGGATCGAATCACAGAAGCTGGATTctttgaaaatgaaaaagtcTCAGTTCGATAGGACTTTCAAGTACGAGATTGATGATGAGAACTGGAATCCAACGTACCTAAGCGACGAGCATCTTGAGGACTTGAAAGGCATCCGGGAGCTGCGTGATGTATGTGACGCGGAGTATCAGAAGCTCGAGGCTGACAGATACCAACTCGGGACTGAGATTGCCACAAACGGTGATAGCACTTGGCCATTGCCTGTTAACATCAAGAGGCATATCTGGAATGCACAGAAGACTTTCAAGATCGACTTACGCAAGATTTCGGATCTGCACCCGGTTGAGATCGTTGATGCGGTTGATAAATTACAAGAGAGGTTGCTGGTTGTTCCTGGTGACGATGCGTTGAGTGTAGAAGCACAGAAGAACGCCACGCTGTTCTTTAACATTCTGCTTCGCAGCACTCTCGCTAGTAAAAGAGTTTTGGAGGAGTACAGGCTCAGCCGCGAGGCTTTTGAGTGGGTTATTGGTGAGATAGAATCGAGGTTTGTGCAGTCTCTCGTAGCCCCTGGGGAAATGATTGGTTGTGTTGCTGCTCAGTCTATTGGAGAGCCTGCAACTCAGATGACTCTCAACACTTTCCATTACGCTGGTGTCAGTGCGAAGAACGTTACCCTCGGTGTTCCAAGGTTGCGAGAGATTATTAACGTTGCGAAACGGATCAAGACACCTTCCTTATCTGTCTACCTCACACCGGAAGCTAGCAGATCAAAAGAAGGGGCTAAGAC contains these protein-coding regions:
- the LOC108842159 gene encoding DNA-directed RNA polymerase II subunit RPB1-like, with amino-acid sequence MDTRFPFSPAEVSKVRVVQFGILSPDEIRQMSVMHVEHSETTEKGKPKVGGLSDVRLGTIDRKVKCETCMANMAECPGHFGHLELAKPMYHVGFMKTVLSIMRCVCFNCSKILAHEDEHKFKQAMKIKNPKNRLKKILEACKNKTKCADDDNLEDVQNQDTTDEPVKKIRGGCGAVQPKLTIEGMKMIAEYKISKKKDEQEQLPEREEMKKTLSADMVLSVLKRISDEDCQLLGFDPKYARPDWMILQVLPIPPPPVRPSVMMDATSRSEDDLTHSLAMIIRHNENLKRQEKNGAPAHIISEFAQLLQFHIATYFDNELPGQPRATQKSGRPIKSICSRLKAKEGRIRGNLMGKRVDFSARTVITPDPTINIDELGVPWSIALNLTYPETVTPYNIERLKELVDNGPHPPPGKTGAKYIIRDDGQRLDLRYLKKSSDHHLELGYKVERHLIDGDFVLFNRQPSLHKMSIMGHRIRIMPYSTFRLNLSVTSPYNADFDGDEMNMHVPQSYETRAEVLELMMVPKCIVSPQANRPVMGIVQDTLLGCRKITKRDTFIEKDVFMNTLMWWEDFDGKVPAPAILKPRPLWTGKQVFTLIIPKQINLFRYSAWHSDQETGYITPGDTQVRIERGELLAGTLCKKTLGTGNGSLVHVIWEEVGPDAARKFLGHTQWLVNYWLLQNGFTIGIGDTIADSSTMEKINETISSAKTAVKDLIRQFQEKKLDPEPGRTMTETFENRVNQVLNKARDDAGSSAQKSLAETNNLKAMVTAGSKGSFINISQMTACVGQQNVEGKRIPFGFDGRTLPHFTKDDYGPESRGFVENSYLRGLTPQEFFFHAMGGREGLIDTAVKTSETGYIQRRLVKAMEDIMVKYDGTVRNSLGDVIQFLYGEDGMDAVWIESQKLDSLKMKKSQFDRTFKYEIDDENWNPTYLSDEHLEDLKGIRELRDVCDAEYQKLEADRYQLGTEIATNGDSTWPLPVNIKRHIWNAQKTFKIDLRKISDLHPVEIVDAVDKLQERLLVVPGDDALSVEAQKNATLFFNILLRSTLASKRVLEEYRLSREAFEWVIGEIESRFVQSLVAPGEMIGCVAAQSIGEPATQMTLNTFHYAGVSAKNVTLGVPRLREIINVAKRIKTPSLSVYLTPEASRSKEGAKTVQCALEYTTLRSVTQATEVWYDPDPLSTIIEEDYEFVRSYYEMPDEKVSPDKISPWLLRIELNREMMVDKKLSMADIAEKINLEFDNDLTCIFNDDNSEKLILRIRLMNDEGGAAQDESEDDVFLKKIESNMLTEMALRGIPDINKVFIKQVRKSKFDEEEGFKTSEEWMLDTEGVNLLAVMCHEDVDPKRTTSNHLIEIMEVLGIEAVRRALLDELRVVISFDGSYVNYRHLAILCDTMTYRGHLMAITRHGINRNDTGPLMRCSFEETVDILLDAAAYAETDCLRGVTENIMLGQLAPIGTGDCELYLNDEMMKNAIELQLPSYMDGMEFGMAPARSPISSTPYHESMMMTPNYLLSPDVRLSPTSDAQFSPFVSGMAFSPSSSPGYSPASLGRSPTSPYYSPTSPIYSPASPIYRSTYSPTSPIYSPTSPIYRSTYSPTSPYYNPTSPIYSPTSPIYRPTYSPTSPYYSPSSPDYSPTSPASSPSSPSYSPTSPSYSRTSRSYSPTSPAYSLTSPAYSPTSPAYSPTSPSYSPTSPSYSPTSPSYSPTSPSYSPTSPAYSPTSPGYSPTSPSYGPTSPSYNPQTAKYSPSLAYSPSNARLSPASPYSPTSPNYSPTSPSYSPTSPSYSPSSPTHCPSSPYSSGASPDYSPSAGYSPTLPGYSTSSTGQYTPHEGDKNDKTGKDASKYGKSNP